The following proteins come from a genomic window of Rutidosis leptorrhynchoides isolate AG116_Rl617_1_P2 chromosome 10, CSIRO_AGI_Rlap_v1, whole genome shotgun sequence:
- the LOC139871274 gene encoding 1-aminocyclopropane-1-carboxylate oxidase 1-like: MANWPESFRAPPPSPVASGRKSSVANDEILTQFLHQSLRVPDLVLPDRQQKSKINYLPKLDYELLDSFHDQNNTDYIFDTIAETGCFELVNHGISNQIVSNVANYGAKLFEISKEKKAVMSRSGDRMYGFVEGEENEKSEEFFWYKDDSFRSKLEGILPLDIPFSNFSDSIEILAYEIEKICEVMLKYMLEKTIRKSRFDDYDDKVKGKQVDGSVCYIYKHHQNLNAIVNDSNYMSSLRYDMIRMLIRGSEHSHTLSVHVCDGSSEFHVYSKKGWVSFCPDKDALIITIGDQLQKWSEGKYKHVMGRPISKSKEDYISMAFMYNPASASIMEKKTVSIYHQAFMFFILVLLYKFYFT; the protein is encoded by the exons ATGGCAAACTGGCCGGAATCCTTCCGAGCTCCTCCGCCGTCTCCGGTGGCATCCGGCCGTAAATCATCCGTCGCTAACGACGAAATCCTCACACAATTTCTCCACCAGTCTCTTCGAGTACCTGATCTCGTCTTACCGGAtcgtcaacaaaagtcaaagatcaattacCTTCCAAAACTTGATTACGAATTACTAGACTCATTTCATGATCAGAATAATACTGATTACATTTTTGATACGATTGCGGAAACCGGTTGTTTTGAGCTTGTTAATCACGGAATTTCAAATCAAATTGTTAGTAATGTGGCGAATTATGGCGCCAAATTATTCGAGATATCGAAAGAGAAGAAGGCGGTTATGTCGAGATCTGGTGATAGGATGTACGGTTTTGTTGAAGGTGAAGAAAACGAAAAAAGTGAAGAGTTTTTTTGGTATAAAGACGATTCGTTTAGATCCAAATTGGAGGGAATTTTACCTCTTGATATTCCATTTTCAAATTTCAG TGATAGCATTGAGATTCTTGCTTATGAAATTGAAAAGATATGCGAAGTTATGTTGAAATATATGCTCGAGAAGACGATAAGAAAATCAAGatttgatgattatgatgataaagTGAAAGGGAAACAAGTTGATGGATCGGTTTGTTACATATATAAGCACCATCAGAATTTGAATGCAATTGTAAATGATAGTAACTATATGAGTTCTTTGAGATATGATATGATCCGGATGTTGATAAGGGGATCGGAACATTCTCACACGCTATCTGTTCATGTATGTGATGGATCATCCGAGTTTCATGTTTATTCAAAGAAGGGTTGGGTGTCGTTTTGTCCCGACAAGGATGCATTGATCATCACTATAGGTGACCAGCTGCAG AAATGGAGTGAGGGAAAATATAAACATGTAATGGGGAGGCCAATTTCCAAAAGCAAAGAAGATTATATATCAATGGCTTTTATGTACAACCCTGCATCTGCTTCCATAATGGAGAAGAAGACTGTCTCAATTTATCACCAAGCTTTTATGTTTTTCATTTTGGTTCTACTTTACAAGTTTTATTTCACTTAA
- the LOC139872537 gene encoding homeobox-leucine zipper protein ATHB-15-like isoform X2: MAMSCKDGKGAIMDNGKYVRYTPEQVEALERLYHECPKPTSIRRQQLIRECPILSNIEPKQIKVWFQNRRCREKQRNEASRLQSVNRKLTAMNKLLMEENDRLQKQVSHLVYENGCFRQHTQNVTVASKDTSCESVVTSGGQRHLSPQHPPRDASPAGLLSIAEETLTEFLSKATGTAVEWVQMPGMKPGPDSIGIVAISHGCTGVAARACGLVGLEPTRVAEILKDRSTWFRDCRTVDVLDMLPTANGGTIELLYMQLYAPTTLAAARDFWLLRYTSVTEDGSLVVCERSLTNTQNGPSIPSVPNFVRAEMLPSGYLIRPCEGGGSIIHIVDHMNLEAWNVPEVLRPLYESSTILAQKTTMMALRQLRQITQEVSQASTPNWGRRPAALRALSQRLSRGFNEAVSGFTDEGWSMLTNDGIDDVTIVVNSSPEKLMGLNLSFSNGYPSVNTAVMCAKASMLLQNVPPALLLRFLREHRSEWADNNTDPYLAAAIKIGPCSLPGSRATGGQVILPLAHTIEHDELLEVIKLEGVVHNLNDAIMGQDMFLLQLCSGMDENAVGMCSELIFAPIDASFADDAPLLPSGFRIIPLDSGKGDSSPNRTLDLASALEVRGSGNKVSGDRNVGVGSARSVMTIAFEFAFESHMQESVASMVRQYVRNIISSVQRVASALSPSLNGGIQAPLGGTPEAHTLARWISRSYRSYLGVELLKSAGESSESILKSMWHYSDAIMCCSMKAMPVFTFANQAGLDMLETTLVALQDISLEKILDENGKRSFCAEFSEIMQRGFACLEGGMCLSSMGRSVCYEKAVVWKVLNEEDNAYCICFMFINWSFV, translated from the exons ATGGCAATGTCCTGCAAGGATGGTAAAGGTGCAATTATGGATAATGGGAAATATGTTAGATACACACCTGAGCAGGTCGAAGCCCTAGAAAGATTATATCATGAATGCCCAAAACCCACTTCAATTCGACGTCAGCAACTCATTCGTGAATGCCCCATTCTCTCCAACATTGAACCCAAACAGATCAAAGTTTGGTTTCAAAATCGAAG ATGCAGAGAAAAACAGAGGAATGAAGCTTCACGTTTACAATCTGTGAACCGAAAATTAACTGCCATGAATAAGCTTTTAATGGAAGAAAATGATAGGTTGCAGAAACAAGTGTCACATCTGGTGTATGAAAATGGATGTTTTCGTCAACATACACAAAAT GTGACTGTTGCTAGTAAAGATACTAGTTGTGAATCTGTGGTGACTAGTGGTGGTCAACGCCATTTAAGTCCACAGCATCCTCCAAGGGATGCTAGTCCTGCTGG ACTTTTGTCCATTGCAGAGGAAACTTTAACAGAGTTTCTTTCGAAGGCTACTGGAACCGCTGTTGAGTGGGTCCAGATGCCCGGAATGAAG CCTGGTCCGGATTCCATTGGAATCGTTGCTATTTCTCATGGTTGTACTGGCGTGGCAGCACGAGCGTGCGGCTTGGTCGGTCTCGAACCTACACGC GTTGCTGAAATCCTCAAGGATCGCTCCACGTGGTTTCGTGACTGCCGAACCGTAGATGTCCTCGACATGCTACCCACTGCTAATGGTGGAACCATTGAACTTTTATACATGCAG cttTATGCTCCTACAACTTTGGCTGCGGCTCGTGACTTCTGGTTGTTGCGTTATACTTCCGTTACCGAAGATGGCAGTCTAGTG GTATGTGAAAGATCACTAACCAACACCCAAAACGGTCCAAGCATACCGTCAGTACCAAATTTTGTTCGAGCAGAAATGCTGCCTAGTGGGTACCTTATTAGACCTTGTGAAGGAGGAGGGTCAATCATACACATTGTTGATCATATGAATTTAGAG GCATGGAATGTTCCAGAAGTCTTGCGCCCTTTGTATGAATCGTCAACCATACTTGCTCAAAAAACAACTATGATG GCGTTACGCCAATTGAGGCAAATCACTCAGGAGGTTTCTCAGGCCAGTACACCTAATTGGGGCCGAAGACCTGCAGCTTTAAGAGCGCTTAGTCAGAGGTTAAGCAG GGGTTTTAATGAGGCCGTGAGCGGGTTTACTGACGAGGGATGGTCAATGTTGACTAACGACGGAATCGATGATGTCACGATTGTTGTAAACTCTTCTCCTGAAAAGCTTATGGGATTGAATCTTTCTTTCTCAAATGGATACCCATCTGTTAACACTGCTGTCATGTGTGCAAAAGCTTCGATGCTTTTACAG AATGTTCCTCCGGCCCTCTTGCTTAGGTTTTTGAGGGAACACCGTTCAGAATGGGCCGACAACAACACGGATCCCTACTTGGCTGCCGCAATTAAGATTGGTCCGTGTAGCTTACCGGGGTCTCGAGCCACTGGCGGTCAAGTTATTCTTCCCCTTGCTCATACCATTGAGCACGATGAG CTTTTGGAGGTGATCAAGCTTGAGGGTGTCGTGCATAATCTTAATGATGCGATAATGGGACAAGACATGTTTCTCCTACAA ctATGTAGCGGAATGGATGAAAATGCCGTCGGTATGTGCTCGGAACTTATATTTGCTCCCATCGATGCTTCTTTTGCCGATGACGCACCTCTTTTACCTTCCGGTTTTCGCATCATTCCTCTTGATTCGGGCAAG GGGGATTCAAGCCCGAACCGTACCCTCGATCTTGCGTCCGCACTTGAAGTTAGAGGGTCGGGGAACAAAGTATCTGGTGATCGAAACGTTGGTGTTGGTAGTGCAAGGTCGGTGATGACAATTGCTTTTGAGTTTGCGTTCGAGAGCCACATGCAAGAAAGTGTAGCTTCTATGGTCCGTCAATATGTCCGTAACATTATATCGTCAGTTCAAAGGGTAGCATCGGCATTATCTCCGTCTTTAAACGGAGGTATTCAAGCACCGTTGGGTGGTACTCCTGAAGCACATACTCTAGCTCGATGGATCTCTCGTAGTTACAG GAGCTACTTGGGTGTGGAGCTACTTAAATCCGCAGGTGAATCAAGTGAATCGATTCTTAAATCTATGTGGCACTACTCGGATGCCATCATGTGCTGCTCAATGAAG GCGATGCCAGTATTTACGTTTGCAAATCAGGCGGGCCTTGATATGCTTGAGACGACTCTAGTGGCGCTTCAAGACATAAGTTTAGAGAAAATTCTCGATGAAAACGGGAAAAGAAGTTTTTGCGCCGAGTTTTCAGAGATAATGCAGCGGGGTTTTGCGTGTCTTGAAGGTGGTATGTGTTTATCGAGTATGGGAAGATCGGTTTGTTATGAAAAAGCTGTGGTGTGGAAGGTGCTGAATGAAGAAGACAATGCTTATTGTATTTGCTTTATGTTTATTAACTGGTCGTTTGTTTGA
- the LOC139872537 gene encoding homeobox-leucine zipper protein ATHB-15-like isoform X1: protein MAMSCKDGKGAIMDNGKYVRYTPEQVEALERLYHECPKPTSIRRQQLIRECPILSNIEPKQIKVWFQNRRCREKQRNEASRLQSVNRKLTAMNKLLMEENDRLQKQVSHLVYENGCFRQHTQNVTVASKDTSCESVVTSGGQRHLSPQHPPRDASPAGLLSIAEETLTEFLSKATGTAVEWVQMPGMKPGPDSIGIVAISHGCTGVAARACGLVGLEPTRVAEILKDRSTWFRDCRTVDVLDMLPTANGGTIELLYMQLYAPTTLAAARDFWLLRYTSVTEDGSLVVCERSLTNTQNGPSIPSVPNFVRAEMLPSGYLIRPCEGGGSIIHIVDHMNLEAWNVPEVLRPLYESSTILAQKTTMMALRQLRQITQEVSQASTPNWGRRPAALRALSQRLSRGFNEAVSGFTDEGWSMLTNDGIDDVTIVVNSSPEKLMGLNLSFSNGYPSVNTAVMCAKASMLLQNVPPALLLRFLREHRSEWADNNTDPYLAAAIKIGPCSLPGSRATGGQVILPLAHTIEHDELLEVIKLEGVVHNLNDAIMGQDMFLLQLCSGMDENAVGMCSELIFAPIDASFADDAPLLPSGFRIIPLDSGKVSSYRSPNRTLDLASALEVRGSGNKVSGDRNVGVGSARSVMTIAFEFAFESHMQESVASMVRQYVRNIISSVQRVASALSPSLNGGIQAPLGGTPEAHTLARWISRSYRSYLGVELLKSAGESSESILKSMWHYSDAIMCCSMKAMPVFTFANQAGLDMLETTLVALQDISLEKILDENGKRSFCAEFSEIMQRGFACLEGGMCLSSMGRSVCYEKAVVWKVLNEEDNAYCICFMFINWSFV, encoded by the exons ATGGCAATGTCCTGCAAGGATGGTAAAGGTGCAATTATGGATAATGGGAAATATGTTAGATACACACCTGAGCAGGTCGAAGCCCTAGAAAGATTATATCATGAATGCCCAAAACCCACTTCAATTCGACGTCAGCAACTCATTCGTGAATGCCCCATTCTCTCCAACATTGAACCCAAACAGATCAAAGTTTGGTTTCAAAATCGAAG ATGCAGAGAAAAACAGAGGAATGAAGCTTCACGTTTACAATCTGTGAACCGAAAATTAACTGCCATGAATAAGCTTTTAATGGAAGAAAATGATAGGTTGCAGAAACAAGTGTCACATCTGGTGTATGAAAATGGATGTTTTCGTCAACATACACAAAAT GTGACTGTTGCTAGTAAAGATACTAGTTGTGAATCTGTGGTGACTAGTGGTGGTCAACGCCATTTAAGTCCACAGCATCCTCCAAGGGATGCTAGTCCTGCTGG ACTTTTGTCCATTGCAGAGGAAACTTTAACAGAGTTTCTTTCGAAGGCTACTGGAACCGCTGTTGAGTGGGTCCAGATGCCCGGAATGAAG CCTGGTCCGGATTCCATTGGAATCGTTGCTATTTCTCATGGTTGTACTGGCGTGGCAGCACGAGCGTGCGGCTTGGTCGGTCTCGAACCTACACGC GTTGCTGAAATCCTCAAGGATCGCTCCACGTGGTTTCGTGACTGCCGAACCGTAGATGTCCTCGACATGCTACCCACTGCTAATGGTGGAACCATTGAACTTTTATACATGCAG cttTATGCTCCTACAACTTTGGCTGCGGCTCGTGACTTCTGGTTGTTGCGTTATACTTCCGTTACCGAAGATGGCAGTCTAGTG GTATGTGAAAGATCACTAACCAACACCCAAAACGGTCCAAGCATACCGTCAGTACCAAATTTTGTTCGAGCAGAAATGCTGCCTAGTGGGTACCTTATTAGACCTTGTGAAGGAGGAGGGTCAATCATACACATTGTTGATCATATGAATTTAGAG GCATGGAATGTTCCAGAAGTCTTGCGCCCTTTGTATGAATCGTCAACCATACTTGCTCAAAAAACAACTATGATG GCGTTACGCCAATTGAGGCAAATCACTCAGGAGGTTTCTCAGGCCAGTACACCTAATTGGGGCCGAAGACCTGCAGCTTTAAGAGCGCTTAGTCAGAGGTTAAGCAG GGGTTTTAATGAGGCCGTGAGCGGGTTTACTGACGAGGGATGGTCAATGTTGACTAACGACGGAATCGATGATGTCACGATTGTTGTAAACTCTTCTCCTGAAAAGCTTATGGGATTGAATCTTTCTTTCTCAAATGGATACCCATCTGTTAACACTGCTGTCATGTGTGCAAAAGCTTCGATGCTTTTACAG AATGTTCCTCCGGCCCTCTTGCTTAGGTTTTTGAGGGAACACCGTTCAGAATGGGCCGACAACAACACGGATCCCTACTTGGCTGCCGCAATTAAGATTGGTCCGTGTAGCTTACCGGGGTCTCGAGCCACTGGCGGTCAAGTTATTCTTCCCCTTGCTCATACCATTGAGCACGATGAG CTTTTGGAGGTGATCAAGCTTGAGGGTGTCGTGCATAATCTTAATGATGCGATAATGGGACAAGACATGTTTCTCCTACAA ctATGTAGCGGAATGGATGAAAATGCCGTCGGTATGTGCTCGGAACTTATATTTGCTCCCATCGATGCTTCTTTTGCCGATGACGCACCTCTTTTACCTTCCGGTTTTCGCATCATTCCTCTTGATTCGGGCAAGGTTAGTAGTTATAGATC CCCGAACCGTACCCTCGATCTTGCGTCCGCACTTGAAGTTAGAGGGTCGGGGAACAAAGTATCTGGTGATCGAAACGTTGGTGTTGGTAGTGCAAGGTCGGTGATGACAATTGCTTTTGAGTTTGCGTTCGAGAGCCACATGCAAGAAAGTGTAGCTTCTATGGTCCGTCAATATGTCCGTAACATTATATCGTCAGTTCAAAGGGTAGCATCGGCATTATCTCCGTCTTTAAACGGAGGTATTCAAGCACCGTTGGGTGGTACTCCTGAAGCACATACTCTAGCTCGATGGATCTCTCGTAGTTACAG GAGCTACTTGGGTGTGGAGCTACTTAAATCCGCAGGTGAATCAAGTGAATCGATTCTTAAATCTATGTGGCACTACTCGGATGCCATCATGTGCTGCTCAATGAAG GCGATGCCAGTATTTACGTTTGCAAATCAGGCGGGCCTTGATATGCTTGAGACGACTCTAGTGGCGCTTCAAGACATAAGTTTAGAGAAAATTCTCGATGAAAACGGGAAAAGAAGTTTTTGCGCCGAGTTTTCAGAGATAATGCAGCGGGGTTTTGCGTGTCTTGAAGGTGGTATGTGTTTATCGAGTATGGGAAGATCGGTTTGTTATGAAAAAGCTGTGGTGTGGAAGGTGCTGAATGAAGAAGACAATGCTTATTGTATTTGCTTTATGTTTATTAACTGGTCGTTTGTTTGA